Proteins encoded by one window of Arachis ipaensis cultivar K30076 chromosome B04, Araip1.1, whole genome shotgun sequence:
- the LOC107637943 gene encoding non-specific lipid-transfer protein 1-like, with protein sequence MASSTMLFKVACLAMVCMVLNTSMANGALTCAQITFTASPCIAYIRNPGAAVPAQCCNGLRSLNDQCKGTPERQDACRCLKRTVLSVPGVNLPALAGLPNKCGINLPYKITPTIDCNTVH encoded by the coding sequence ATGGCTAGCTCAACAATGCTCTTCAAGGTTGCATGCTTGGCCATGGTGTGCATGGTGTTGAACACCTCCATGGCCAATGGTGCCCTGACATGTGCCCAAATCACATTCACTGCTTCACCATGCATTGCCTACATTAGGAACCCCGGTGCCGCCGTTCCAGCACAATGCTGCAACGGCCTTAGGTCACTCAATGACCAATGTAAGGGAACCCCGGAGCGCCAGGACGCCTGCCGCTGCCTGAAACGGACCGTTCTGAGCGTACCCGGAGTCAATCTCCCGGCGCTTGCTGGCCTCCCTAACAAGTGTGGGATCAACTTGCCCTACAAAATCACCCCTACCATTGATTGCAACAC